CAAGTATAGAGCTAGAGAAGATCGAGGGCAATGTTGCAGACACATCCACTTACCAATTAAGACTTAAGACTTTAGAAACGAATGATTGATTTCTAATGATCCAATTACTCGAAAATGACTACTGATTTAAATTGGGACCATCTTACACGATTTTATCTTTCCACATCAATTATGATTAAAGAACTTAAAAAATTGCACTTGCAACAAACAATAGAATAGACATCAAGACAACTCATCTTCACCACCATTCAAGCCATTATTTATTTGACTatacacaaaaataataatacaaaaaaatattcttGTTGCATACTTCAAATCAGACCCCCCTTTTGATTGCCATCTCCAACTACCCAAATGGAAAATGACTATCTTTAATcctttatccttttttttttcttttttctttttttcttcttcttttccccATGTTTTAAGAACTTACATATTAAGCAAACACAAAAATACACTAAGTACACCCACTAATATCCCCCAAAAAGAAAGCATGGATTATGATGCATACCATAATACTTTTGGAGAAGTGTATCTTCACATGCCATTTCAAATCTTTATACATTCCCTATATTCATCATAACTTAATTAGATAAAATAAGGATAaaccatatattatatatgtataactttATAGATGCGATGCATAAAATATCTGCAAGATGTGATTGTTAGGCTAACTATGTTCTTGTTGGGCCTATAGAAGTGTTAACATGCAAGATGTAACATGAGTTTTATTGGTAAGGAAAATTACACATGTTTGTAGCGTAGTTGTTTGACATGACCTACTTTCCAACTTTTGTTTATTTCTATAcaccaaactatatataaagagCAAACTTTCGTTTTtggcttctttttctttttaggtAGCAATGGAATACTTAAATTAAAGGACAagtaacaaaacaaaacaaaacaaaacagatTCATGAACCTAGCTTATAGCTAAGCATTTTTCGTTTTTATTGCTTTTCTCCTAATTGCATTGTTTGACGGGTCACCTGTAGTTTTCCACCATAATCGATATTTTTACCATCGTTAATTTCCTTTTTGGAGGTAAACTTACTTTCACGACTATAAAAGGATATGTTAACCGATTTTAAGTCAGTTATATACAAGACCATTTTCCCTTTATGACGTTTAAAGTATTACTAACTTATAGGTAAGTCAGACATCatggagaaaaaataaaataatgttaaTTGTTAAGTAGAGATTTTAACCTTGTGATTGGCAGATGAAGAGTAAATAGTGGAAAGAAGGGAGAATTCTAGTGGCATGTGGTGAACCGGGAATCTTGCCCAAATGTTTCAAGCACTTGGCATGCTACCTCAAGCAATTTTCCTGCAAATAGTAATCAACATTATTAATaatctatattatttttaatctaaatataagtataaaactAGTGATTAAAAATGAGACCACAAATTATTATATGGTTTAAGGTACTTCCAAAAATTAAAAGTGTTGCCAAAAGAAGCTTCATATCTTCAGATTGTTGATCCATAACGACCACTGACAGCAAAGTAATTGGGACTACTTAACATGGTTGTAGCGGGCCATATCCAATTATCCATTGTCATTTTCTTTAACACAACATATAAGGTGTTCGGGCAACCGGCCGATATGGGAAATGGGGCATGTATATGGTATATGTATGTAGCaagcaaacaaacaaacaaactttgGGGTGTCCATTTGGTGATCACGACATGACCAATTTCAATTTCCTATAAATGTGTTGATTTAGTTGATAGCTTTAACGGGTTAGACACattagataaaaatgaaaacgatACTTAGACGATTTGTGTGGATTGTTGAAAGTCGCCTAGAGCCACCGACCGATTTTTTTACAAATAAGGTTAAAGCCATCAAAAGACACGTACTTTACTTTAATTTGCTTTTGTAACAATAGCACatactttcaaaaaaaattcaatgaGCAGTATATCCCGACCAATATGGGATTGACCTACTTGGTAGAGGCATAATATTTATGCCTCTTAGGAGTATTTTAGAATATTTCGCCTTTAATAGATTAGGACTTTGctgtacaatatatatataaaaaaatgcaaTGTCCCAAAGAAGAGTAGTGATGCAACATACTTTCAAACTTTCTTCCaatattaacaaaattttacaCAAATACACCACTTTCACATATTTTGTTACTCTCCATGGCTGTCTATGCTAAAATTGTTAACGTTTTCAAATAATCAGATACGTACGTACACACATAACACTATctcctacatatatatatataaatattgccAATTCTAGTTCTGACACAATGAAGGATTGTTAATATTTCCATTACAAAAATGGATCTACATTAGTGAGATTGAATGCATTCTCCTGACAGCAACGATTCTAAAGATGTCAACATGTATATTGGAGATCAGATCATATGATACTacatgtacatgtatatatataatgtaatataatatagttgTCAAGTATTTTTTATTGCACATCAAAATACCAGCATATAAGTTAAAATACTCATGTATTTTAACCCATAAAAAATAATGGATGCTTAGAATGTGGAACATGCAACATGCTTACAATAAGTTCAACAAAAGGTGGAACATAGATAGAGCAAAAACTATTGCAAGTGAATTAGCGTATAGTACAAGTGCGTCTAAGATCTAGTAGGGTCAAACAAGACATATTGACCAGAACTATACTAAGGGAAGTTGGATTTATATGGTTTTGATTTGAAGTTTCACTTGTGTTTTGTAGTGAAATGGAGTTCTTTATGCCGGTATTCCAAAAATACTATAaccatatattatttttgcaaTATGGAACAAAAACACTACAGCTCATGTATGTGTACACATATATTATACTcgtatgtattatatattatatatgtatatatgtaaatgtacGTATATCTGACTCCAGCTCACGTGCCTACTTGATATCATCATTCAATGCTGGACCTCACAACAAGTAATGTATATGGAATGATTTGCACAACACCAACATGTCAAAGTCTTTTAGTTGTGCTTAACTTATAACTAATGGTAGCTGAAATTAATAAAGATTATTTAATGATATGGAAACTTAGATGGCATTCCTTCTTGTTAGACTAAAGGATGTTTTGTCTGAATGGTGGATTTTTAGGCACAATCAAGTACGTTGTTGTCaatgataattttaattttctatcGAACTATgtgtttaataaaatattttcaaagtcaatatctctgtataaattaaaaacacacatttCTATAGCGGAATTGCATAATGCCATGTCAGACTTACGATACCCTATCAACCAACCAGTCAATTGGGTATCGTCGGACATGATACGCGTATAATAAAAGGCGTATTCGACTAAGTACAAATACTATCTAAAATGAAGAGAAAAATGGGCACCACTTGCTTAGAATTATTACTAGGGATAACATAGGTactataaaaacaaaagttaataaataaagttataatttccGTCCATCAATTATTCTAAACACACGTATAActtcttatttatatttgatagaCCTAAATTAAGTACATTTTGTTTAAATAACAAATCTTATTCTACTTCTACTCTACTatataaactttatatacaCAATTATTAGAATTTGAACTCTGATTTTTCTTCATTAGATTAAAACCGTTATCACCCCACCTAGTAGATAGGTAAATTTAAACTTTAATGGTAACTGTTCTACTCTTTTGGGAAGAATGGGAGTAGAAAGTATGCAGAAAAAAAGTTGTTGAAGTTGGTGTAGGTAAAAAGTCTCATTATATGGGTCCTTTAAGGGAATTAAAAGGGAACAAAGTTATGGTCTTCCATGAAAGTGTGCCACTCCATTCTTTACAGACATGtacaatttataataatgttataCGTGATTAATTTGATAGGatcaaaaatatgtttaaatctAGCTAATGTTGATACATGTATTCTACTAATATTTTTGAAGCTTAACATTAGATCTGTCAGATTTTTTAGACATGTTTACAAGTTTACATCTTAATCACAttattcatttttcataaagCTGTGATTCTACTACCAAATTTTCTATccattatatataaacaaaaaatatttctcaaaaactatataattatgcCCCAATTGTTCTAATATCTACATTACTTATGTCTAactaataactatatataattaaactaattatCGTATATCGTTGATTCGGTACAAAGAGAATGAAGTCCACTTGTATAAAAACTTTTCATTATAACTCAGTAGTTGAGCACCAGTTTTACATGTgggaggtctcgagttcgagacatgaaaaagacatttaaaatgaatttcaaaaaagaaaaagtcatcCAGTGAAGAGGTTTTAGTCCTGCAGGGGGGCAAGGTTTTAttccaattaaatgtcgtgtcttCAGGCGGTTTAGTTaggggtttctcctcctactaggtattgagggtggtGAGCTCtatagcgcggacccggttaagaaaacgtaagctagatcccctgttgcgagcaaatagatccacatatttaaaaaaaaaaaaagtccacttttataaaagaatgtTGACAATATAAACTATTGTCGATTTAGTTAATAATCATGCAACTTATATGTACGCATATCATTTGTTGAAATGTccgattaaatatttaaaaaatatgtcaATGCTCAATCATTTTGCAGGTTATATACTCGTGAGTTTTGGTTTATGTGGTATGTACATGACATATTACTATATAGGTTTGGGTTTAAGTCTCATAATAAACAGTTTATAGATATGCATAGAACTTTTGGGATTTATTTAGctgtattattttataaaaaaaaatataacacttgCATGCTATATTAACTCTTTACTACAGTCTCAACATCACATATGTTATATGTACACAGAAGTTATAAGGGAGTGTTTGGTACGAGGAAAttatagagaatggaaatgtaatagagaatggaaatagtgagaaagagaataggtatttggaaagagaatgaatttCGTTTTTTGGTACCCacaaagaataaatatatataaaaaataaaattttaaataataatacatttattacatataacatcttaaaaaaaaaaaaatttttttttttccattctctacaatttgtagagaatgaaattgattccTCTTTCTcatttctcattccctttcttcgtcgcaaacaaacaagggaagtaTTTCCCATTCTCTTTCCCCCATTTctattccatcataccaaacacccccaattgttacttataaagttataattatgTGGTTTTGTACGTGGGATTAGATATTCCTGTCATATGATTATATGGTTTCAACAACTTTTTTTTGCATTTATGAGTTATGATACACTTGGAATCTAGGATAATTTGATGCAATTATTGATCTTGCCCCagaatataaatctatattatagGATCGATTTATTGATGTTTTTCGACTAATTAGTTGATAACCCAAAATACCCTTTTATTGTTCATTAATCTAAACATATTCATCTAGTATACCTATAATACTGTTAatcaaattatttacaaaataaatctttcaacccttaaaataaccaCACTACtcattttacatcaatcacTTTTACATAATAACCAGACCGCTACTGTCATTACCACCTCCGGCGCCACTCCACCGACCTCACCACTACTGCGCCACCGTCGCCGCGATATGGCGTAAACATTTTTCTAGtacatatatcaattttaaactAAAGTCAAAAGTTTGACACTATTATTAATACTTGTATACTCTTATTTTAGGTCTCAAGCAACCCAAATAGGCAATATTGTTGATTAATTTAGTGTTATTGATAATTCAAGAGTAACCAAAAGAATGGAAAACAAAACTAATATCACCTCTTTTTAGTCAACCATTATTCTTTCTAAATTTGGAAAAAAGAATTGATGTAGGagttttcatttattaatatgtataaaacaaaattactataaaagtatttgattttatacaaTATGATATGAAAATCCCAACCATGCAATGGCATTTCAGCCCTATGTCCAAATCAAAACAACCTCATTTATGATTTCTTTTTAAGATGTACTAATAATTAAAAGGGGTCATTCATCACGGGCCACAAGTACAGTTCACCAAAATATCACCTTTGCCCTCTTTTTTGACTCACCGACAGCCCAAATTCACCAGTATGACCCTTTTTACCCCCACATATTATTAAACCCCCTAAATTTTAAAGAATGAGGCTAAATTATTATGAAATACTACATGTTAGCCTAAGCTCCAAAGTGTTTTATTCGTAACGGGCTAAACGTGTAAAAAGAAGGTTATAAGTTATAATGAAAACGGGTCAGTTTAGGCCAGACAACagaaacgggtcaaaattctcCTAAAATGTACTGATTCGGGTCATTCTTAGAAATTTTATCTAACAAGCAAGAGTTATTGTAATAGCATAgttgtataagtatattaaGTACTTTAGTTATTTATAAAGGTTAACCTGGTGGCCCGATAAGTTATGACTTGTGCTTAAAAGTTACCCATTTTAACCTAAGCACATTTTAGTTTATTATCCAACCCGATCAAGTTGCTTCTTAAGTTATCTGACCCTAAAATCCTCAGACTACCAAACCAGCATTGTTGCAGCAACAAAATGATCAAACAGTTGTAAAAACTCAATTTAACGCAAGAAAGAATGTGAGCGTATGTACCTCTACGAGATGTGGGTGCAGTTTGAAGACGATCAACTGTCTTAGTACTTTCCGTCTTATTAGAATCCTTCTTATCTGATTTCGGAAATAAAACTCCATCAATCCCTTGAACCGATATTCTACCATCAGTATAAATATCAGGATCAAACAAATACGCCgactcttcatcatcatctccaaATTTAACTGACCCATCGGCTTCTTGAGCCAAAACCTTATGAGGTATATGAAGAGTATCATATCGAATTTTCCCAAACCTTCTTACAGAATTGTACATACTTTCTTCTGTTTGGTATTCGGGTACAATGTGGTAATACATAATCCTCTCAGGAGCACCTGGCTCTGCTAGTTGATCAGCAGTCAATTTCGCCATTGCTTCGTCGTTAGGTGCTAGTACGGTTAATACATATCCTTCTGATACTAGTTTCCCCATTTCGGTTGCTAAACTTGTTAAATTCACCAATATATCCGCCAACTCGTTGTATCTATATTGATCAAACGGAACAAGCTGATCAGATCATTTGTATCAAAAGTTGAACACAAACATTGCAAATAGCTTTCAGTTGCActcaaatttagcctcttaAGTCTTAACCAATTAAgccagttttttattttataccaTTCTATGCACTGTATAAACTAGTAAACTACTGTATAAATACTGTACAAAAAAAGGCCACAACTACTCTCAATTATTTACATTAACTGATTGATTGATGCCAAATTCAATATTCATTCAATATGATACTATACTATAAACTTACTTTtgctaaaataaaatatagaatgAAACTTGGCTTTATATAAccatatataattgtataaacaactaataaaaaTCATTTGCCCATGATAatctatatatgattatatttttaactGTACCCATGATTATATTATGAGTTATATAATTGAAAAAGTTAAATGAGTTGGTAGCTAAAATTATTACCCGCCGTATTGAAGTAGTGTATGAATGAAATCCTTGACCTGGCTCTCACCGTCAAAGTGGCCACGAGGTCCGCCAGGTCCGGGGGCTGGTGCTGGGGCCAGAGATGGCCCTGGCGCCATAGCGTAGTAAATCGGAAGGACCGGAGGGGATCCAGCGGGAACTGCGGGAGCTGGTTTTTTAAGCCGGTTCGTTCTTGGATCCACCTCTGGTGCACCTTCCGGTTTAACAGCAGAAATGGCACGCAAATTTCTTCGGTTGTTGAAATCCTGTTGTACCGATTTCGGGATCAACAACCGACTGATCCCGTGGATGATTCCGTCGGGACGAAAGACGTCGTCCACACGAACAACCTCGGCATTGCCAGCAAGCTTCATTGAGTCCAAGTTTGACAAGTGTAATGGCTCTGTTGAGAGTGTGGTATGTCGAGTCAACTCACTCGGCCATTCAGACTGACTCAGTCGACTCGGGACAATATGATGTAAAAGAAGCGTTTGGAGCGAGCGAAGATTCCGGGGTTCAAGTAAAAACCTCTTGAATTCCGGGTCAAGTTCTCGCTCCAACGCTTCATTTCTAGGAGCAAAAATagtaatattatgatttgagACCGCTTCTTCAAGCGTTTGTAATAACAATGCTTTTTCAACCAGCTCGGCCAGCTCAGTGTACCGGGAATCCAGCAACGCCACCAAAACCGAATTGGAGTTAATTTGTGTGGTGGCGTTGGATGGTTTCCCGGACAATGCAGCTGTAACGAGCTGACATAAAACAAAGAATAAAACAATATACATTCGGGATGCCATCATTTCCAGGTGGTGTCTCACCGGAATTATGGCTTCCAAAAGCCTTATTCTTCAAGTGATAAAGAACACAAAAAAAGGATTTTGATTTGCTTGTAAGGGAGGTCAATACGTGTAGAAGAAAGAGAAcatttatgttctttttttttttcttcttcttctctctctgttttgttttttaatgttaatgttTTCTTGGTTGTAATTTGGCTTTATATTTTCATGGTGGTCGGAGAGAGAAAGACAGACAAATAGTGATGTGTACGGCAGATTAAAATATGGGTTTGGTATAAAGTGAAGGGGTGTTTTGGAATTAAGTGAAAGTTGAGGGGCGTGGTATGTAATATTTTTGGTGAAGTATCGTCGGTGGTGTGGTGGTGAGTTGCTGTCTGGGAGTTTATACGTAAGAGTCGGCCACAAGGGAAGTGAAAGGTTGATTACATGATGATGAAATGTCATAAAGTcttctataaatatattatgtacTAATTCTATGGTTTTATGCATGTATATGAagaataattttatattaagaCTAAATTTACTATTGATTTAGTAAGCTATGTTTTTAGATAGTCGAGTTAATAGTTAACGATAACATCTAAACGAATAATATATAGACCTCGActcattatataatatatatatatactagtcctaatacccgtatgatGTACGGTAACCATATAGATTgattcataaaaaaatttgaatatgtctcatacatgatttgcGAGTATGAAATAAATCGTTGTTAAGATAAATCGATTATCGagactaaattataataaagagtaatggtatatatatatatatatataatatatgtttagttagattTTTGGAttcaccttaaatttttagaaacacatcaaaatcggaagttaaaagcatagtggatgatgacaaatagccttgtgatttcggatcgtaaactcaactTTTTGAAGTCTTCGTGTTagtaacttattattattaatataagcaataggagttgaagaattgaaaaagaaaaaaaaatttattaatgaggATACGATCAATCAAATTAGGTTGTAatgttttttgtattaataagacaataattagagtttaattctaaatctaataagaaattgaatttatatacaactaaaaaaactaatttaacaaaataaataaactaaaagaaCAAGTATCGATCAAGAATTTGCCACGTATCATTTCAAGAAtatgtcaatcctgttttagtttattggtagatatttgtttaattattacCTCTAAAGCTAACAAAAAAATCACTCAAATAAAAATCCCTTGGAAATACTTGAAGCCAAAAGctgtacaaaaataaaactattttaacAATGCAACATACGGATGATTAAACCTTACAAGGGGATTGGTTTTTagcaaattataataataatgtcacTATTTTGTTATCAAATGTTGATAGAACGACATAATCAAAGATGGGACAATTATTAAATTCTTTCTATTCTGCATAAGATAACAGAAGTGTATTGATTAACATAAAGAAAAGGGTAGAATACATTTTCTAGCGTACAAATTCGTCTTTGGATTCGTGTTGTGTTGTCTATCTAATTATTTAaacatgaaacatatatatgcgTAGCTATGTTGTTGATTATTCAACatcttaataaatttagttAGAATTTTGTCTAAATTGTCGTTATTTGTAACATAAAGCttgttgaattttatttatttgtttgccGATGTAGATGAAATTCTTAAGAATTTGCTAAAGATATCTCATGAGTTTAAGGGCATTCATAAAACTTTTGGATATGTATactcggaaaaaaaaaaatttgtgttgTGTTTTGAATCTTTTTGAATGTTAGATAATGtacttatactaattaataCGTAAAATGATACTCTAAAcaatttattattatggatgtgattaaaaaaaagttcgTTTCAATAAAGAAAAGTAtggaaaattaaacaaattacaacatgtaattttatcaaatatttgcCTAATAATTCAataagttttattattattattattattattattattattattattattattattattatcaatctTTAAAAATGTTGAATTAACTAGAAATTTTTGTCTTTAATAATAGGAGTCAACAGTTCGATAACACTTTAGGCCATTCCCGATATAGCTCATCGTGGAGGAAGCTATTTGTAGCAATCTCATCGTGGGTGTCATCGTCGTGAGAAGTCTCGGGAAAGAAGATGATCATGGAAGAAAATGTGAGGAAGAAGTTCTTACTAGGAGGAGGTGTTCTTACAGAGAAAAAACTGATGTTTTGGGTGGGGGACATTTAGTTGGTGAGGAATTGAATATAGGGttaaattcataaaaaggtaacatatttacatgaattttctattaaaggtaacctattttattttcgtctatttaaaggatcctattttcaaaaaattcctaataaagggtatctcgttagtttttgacagacagAGCTCGTTAAGTACCACATCATCGAtatgccacgtcatcagttttgctgacgtagcacttgactttgacttaggttacctttaatagaaaattcatgtaaataagttactttttttggatttttcccTTGAATATAATGGGATTGATAATTATATGGaggttttttatttctttcgtGTTGTGGTTGATcatgttatattttgttttatttttcatacTAGCGAGATATAAGGCCCGCGCTTCAGGGTCTTAGTTATCGTGTTTAAATGGTTTCGTTATGTATATACCTGCATTAAATCGAATCACTTAACTAAGCACCACTTTGTTATGGATATGTATGCTCAAAAGTTTGTAAAATCAGATACTATATATCTATTTGAGGGCAATACAATATTATGTTTCATTTGCATGTAACGTAGTTTCAGTTATTGTGATTACGATTTGTTTTTGATATGGTTAACTTTGACatgtcaaatatattaatatttaaggGGAACATCATAACCACATTAAAAAGTTTGTAATGCCAACTACCAAACACATATAATTattgtgtgaaaaaaaaaagactatgtaagaaaagaaaagtagaacaaatgtacatgtatatttatttttgtgcattaaaattaaattaaacaaaaaccaaaaaaaatacaagaaatcaataataaacaaataaaccaaaaaacaaagaataaaaatggGATGTAATATGTTAAAATCTGGATTAAACGAGATATGACGTGAAAAAAATACAAGCAGTGCAAGGCTtagattaatataaaaattttgttgcttaaaaccttttaaaagttttatggtTAAATTTAAAACTCCTAAAACTTTGTTGTAAGActaaacaaaaacttttaaaa
The Erigeron canadensis isolate Cc75 chromosome 2, C_canadensis_v1, whole genome shotgun sequence DNA segment above includes these coding regions:
- the LOC122587150 gene encoding fasciclin-like arabinogalactan protein 16, which gives rise to MMASRMYIVLFFVLCQLVTAALSGKPSNATTQINSNSVLVALLDSRYTELAELVEKALLLQTLEEAVSNHNITIFAPRNEALERELDPEFKRFLLEPRNLRSLQTLLLHHIVPSRLSQSEWPSELTRHTTLSTEPLHLSNLDSMKLAGNAEVVRVDDVFRPDGIIHGISRLLIPKSVQQDFNNRRNLRAISAVKPEGAPEVDPRTNRLKKPAPAVPAGSPPVLPIYYAMAPGPSLAPAPAPGPGGPRGHFDGESQVKDFIHTLLQYGGYNELADILVNLTSLATEMGKLVSEGYVLTVLAPNDEAMAKLTADQLAEPGAPERIMYYHIVPEYQTEESMYNSVRRFGKIRYDTLHIPHKVLAQEADGSVKFGDDDEESAYLFDPDIYTDGRISVQGIDGVLFPKSDKKDSNKTESTKTVDRLQTAPTSRRGKLLEVACQVLETFGQDSRFTTCH